The following proteins are encoded in a genomic region of Leptospira langatensis:
- a CDS encoding PP2C family protein-serine/threonine phosphatase: MTDSSQELKRRALVILFGVTILLVPFWSLTYWFYDLYLAAIIPVIYSACGLLTLLYYWWKGESGFSVFMVTCFGLYFILPPILQGALGGYQNASGVILWMFPVVIATFIYQGARSAFYWGSAFMLIVVGSVFSPKLIGNPSGHRLPEQLIDIFYALNIVAIGGIVSMTVYYLITTISRKSNQLTLALGEVTKAKEMQEKDYFLISYLSNPLSQVKEHAGPVKVESLIEQRKKFYYKNQIHEIGGDICISDRITLRGKHYTTFLNGDAMGKSLQGAAGAIIMGSVFRVCLSRAMAKKYQHQYPEQWIKACYLDFQKIFESFDGSMFMSIVFGLVDEERGFLYYINAEHPWTVLYRDGDARYLEDELYIRKLGMPIIDRIIQEGSDSHRIENVFTLKTFLLKPGDSIILGSDGRDDISIKKPETGMQEINGDIELFLKAVRKGKGDLVEIKDFLVNQGDLTDDLSLMRISYNVEGKREEKPIANEKEYVRANGQALRNALERKDFASAAKIAQEQIHHFPENDTMFLIASISNRKINNLELAADLGECYHFRYPNSRSSLMNLTKIYYLAGEHERAKYLLDRLKAIDPEYEPLKKLLQKIRSKNRIYN, from the coding sequence GTGACGGATTCATCCCAAGAATTAAAACGTCGTGCCCTGGTCATATTGTTCGGGGTGACGATCCTGCTCGTTCCTTTCTGGTCCTTGACCTATTGGTTTTATGATCTGTATTTGGCGGCGATCATTCCCGTTATATACTCTGCCTGCGGGTTACTTACTCTTCTTTATTATTGGTGGAAGGGGGAGTCGGGTTTCTCCGTCTTTATGGTTACTTGCTTTGGACTATATTTTATCTTGCCTCCAATCTTGCAGGGAGCGTTAGGCGGGTATCAAAATGCAAGCGGTGTCATTCTTTGGATGTTTCCGGTAGTGATCGCCACGTTCATTTACCAAGGGGCCCGCAGCGCGTTTTACTGGGGATCCGCCTTCATGTTGATCGTTGTCGGATCGGTTTTTTCCCCCAAGCTGATCGGGAATCCGTCGGGACACAGACTTCCGGAGCAGTTGATAGATATCTTTTATGCGCTCAATATAGTTGCTATCGGCGGGATCGTATCTATGACGGTCTACTATTTGATAACTACTATATCAAGAAAGTCTAATCAATTAACTCTTGCTTTAGGTGAGGTCACTAAGGCGAAGGAAATGCAAGAGAAGGATTATTTCCTGATCAGCTATTTGAGCAATCCTCTCAGTCAGGTAAAAGAACATGCGGGACCAGTGAAGGTCGAATCCTTGATCGAGCAGAGAAAGAAATTCTATTATAAGAACCAGATCCATGAGATCGGCGGCGATATTTGTATTTCCGATCGGATCACTTTACGAGGTAAGCACTACACAACCTTCTTAAATGGAGATGCGATGGGCAAATCCCTCCAAGGAGCCGCTGGAGCCATCATCATGGGCAGTGTGTTCCGAGTTTGTCTCTCTAGGGCCATGGCAAAGAAATACCAACACCAATATCCGGAGCAATGGATCAAGGCTTGCTACTTAGACTTTCAGAAAATTTTCGAATCCTTTGACGGCTCTATGTTCATGTCGATTGTCTTCGGATTGGTCGACGAAGAAAGAGGGTTTCTCTATTATATCAACGCAGAACATCCTTGGACAGTTCTGTATAGGGACGGTGATGCTCGCTATCTGGAGGATGAGCTTTATATACGTAAGTTGGGTATGCCTATCATTGACAGGATCATCCAAGAAGGAAGCGACTCTCATCGCATTGAGAATGTTTTTACGTTGAAAACATTCTTACTCAAACCGGGAGATTCGATCATTCTTGGCTCCGACGGAAGAGACGATATTTCTATCAAGAAGCCGGAAACAGGAATGCAAGAGATCAATGGTGATATAGAACTTTTCCTGAAGGCTGTTCGAAAAGGTAAGGGGGACTTGGTTGAGATCAAGGATTTCCTTGTAAACCAAGGAGACCTTACGGATGATCTAAGTTTGATGCGTATTTCGTACAATGTGGAAGGCAAGAGAGAGGAAAAACCGATTGCGAATGAAAAAGAGTATGTTCGTGCAAATGGCCAAGCGCTTCGTAATGCACTGGAACGAAAGGATTTTGCGTCTGCTGCTAAAATTGCCCAGGAGCAAATCCATCATTTTCCTGAGAACGATACCATGTTTCTGATCGCATCGATCAGTAATCGAAAGATCAACAATTTAGAGCTCGCAGCAGATCTAGGAGAATGCTACCATTTCCGTTATCCGAACAGTAGAAGCAGTCTCATGAATCTGACAAAGATCTATTATTTGGCCGGAGAGCATGAACGGGCCAAGTATTTGCTGGACAGATTGAAAGCAATCGATCCGGAATATGAGCCCTTAAAAAAATTGCTCCAAAAGATCAGGAGCAAGAATCGTATTTATAATTAA
- a CDS encoding TetR/AcrR family transcriptional regulator has product MATKLFMEQGYHAVTTAQIAKLANVSVPTLFNYFPNKESLVFDEDIEREERLLNAVLSRKKGVSILDALLDFGLKNPAFNSVNRKLVRDFRNFIKSTPELSHYERQITMRYESSLAKVLQKEAKNKLGDVEAGSIAHFILDAFFRASDSSRPQKTLESLFEILKNGWEE; this is encoded by the coding sequence ATGGCGACAAAGCTTTTTATGGAACAAGGCTATCATGCGGTCACAACGGCTCAAATCGCCAAACTAGCCAATGTCTCTGTGCCAACCCTATTTAATTATTTTCCAAACAAAGAGTCTCTTGTCTTCGATGAGGATATAGAAAGGGAAGAACGACTACTGAATGCGGTCTTGTCCCGGAAAAAAGGAGTATCGATACTGGACGCGCTTCTTGACTTTGGATTGAAGAATCCTGCATTCAACTCTGTGAATCGCAAGCTTGTTCGAGACTTTAGGAACTTTATCAAATCGACCCCGGAACTTTCTCATTATGAGAGGCAAATTACGATGAGATATGAGAGCTCTCTTGCGAAAGTCCTTCAGAAAGAGGCGAAGAATAAATTGGGCGATGTAGAAGCGGGATCCATTGCGCATTTTATCCTAGATGCGTTCTTTAGAGCTAGCGATTCCTCTCGTCCTCAAAAGACTTTAGAATCGCTTTTTGAGATCTTAAAGAACGGATGGGAGGAATGA
- a CDS encoding alpha/beta hydrolase, whose amino-acid sequence MRNQFLRFLVLIGLNACNPVFNGAIVRQPATTPKVNPANPVSVMIYKDNEFGAEWLKKSNAESLILKAKDGTTLHGYYIRNDRPSKQLVILIHGHRADARMMAKYAVLYQHLGYNVFMADNRAHGSSEGEYIGMGWLDRLDYLEWIDILIKKLGKDTKIVLHGVSMGGATVLMMSGEALPSQIKAIVEDSGYTSVHDELSHQINNLYHIPTFPLLNLASSKTKDKAGYSFEEASALEAVKRSKTPTLFIHGEQDNYNPVWMAQKLYEAANCPKELWIVPGALHAMSYHDQPEQYRETVAKFLKKYTAK is encoded by the coding sequence ATGAGAAATCAATTCTTGAGATTCTTAGTCCTTATAGGACTAAACGCGTGCAACCCGGTCTTCAACGGAGCAATCGTTCGGCAACCAGCTACGACTCCAAAAGTAAATCCTGCGAATCCTGTAAGCGTGATGATCTATAAGGATAACGAATTCGGTGCCGAATGGCTGAAAAAGTCAAATGCAGAATCTTTAATATTAAAAGCGAAAGATGGGACCACCTTGCATGGATACTACATCCGAAATGATCGTCCTTCGAAACAATTAGTAATTCTAATACATGGGCATAGAGCTGATGCGAGAATGATGGCAAAATATGCGGTCTTATACCAACATTTAGGTTATAACGTTTTTATGGCGGACAACCGAGCCCACGGGAGCAGTGAAGGAGAATACATTGGAATGGGATGGTTGGACAGATTAGATTATTTGGAATGGATCGACATTCTAATTAAGAAATTAGGGAAAGATACTAAGATCGTACTCCATGGAGTATCCATGGGGGGAGCCACCGTCTTGATGATGAGCGGAGAAGCATTACCTTCGCAGATAAAGGCAATTGTAGAGGATTCTGGGTATACTTCAGTTCATGATGAACTTTCTCATCAAATTAACAATTTATATCATATACCTACTTTCCCGCTATTGAACTTAGCAAGTTCTAAGACGAAAGACAAGGCCGGATATAGTTTTGAAGAGGCAAGTGCTCTCGAAGCAGTAAAAAGATCCAAGACCCCTACTCTATTTATTCACGGAGAACAGGACAATTATAACCCAGTGTGGATGGCACAAAAGCTTTACGAAGCGGCAAATTGCCCTAAAGAACTCTGGATTGTTCCCGGCGCATTGCATGCAATGTCCTATCACGATCAGCCGGAACAATACCGAGAAACGGTTGCAAAGTTCTTAAAGAAGTATACTGCCAAATAA
- a CDS encoding FAD-dependent oxidoreductase yields the protein MNQQNHIPIAIIGAGLGGLTLARVLHVHGIKSKIYEAESSESARTQGGMLDIHEDNGQLALKAAELFEEFLKIIHAGGQATRLLDKEGNILLDEPDDGTGARPEVLRGDLRRILINSLPSDTIQWGHKIQEAYSIGEGRHVLIFANGSSVTTDLLVGADGAWSRVRSLVSEAKPVYTGTSFVETYLFDSENRHKTSADVVGGGALFALAPDKGIVAHKETNGVLHTYVALKKPKDWIEKIDFSDPTKALVSVADEFDDWAPELKALIMEGETATPRPIHSLPADHKWARVPGVTLLGDAAHLMAPSGEGANLAMYDGAELAKEIAANPRNIEVALAAYEKELFTRSASAALDAEVIFEACYGDNAPESLLEFFTNMEPA from the coding sequence ATGAACCAACAGAACCACATTCCGATTGCAATCATCGGCGCCGGGTTAGGAGGCTTAACTCTCGCTCGAGTTCTCCATGTTCACGGCATTAAATCTAAAATCTATGAGGCAGAAAGTTCCGAAAGCGCAAGAACACAAGGAGGCATGCTCGATATCCACGAAGACAATGGACAGTTGGCTCTGAAGGCGGCAGAACTGTTTGAAGAATTTCTAAAGATCATTCATGCCGGAGGCCAAGCAACTCGATTACTCGATAAAGAAGGCAATATCCTACTCGACGAGCCCGATGATGGTACAGGCGCTAGACCCGAAGTACTTCGAGGAGATCTTCGTCGAATTCTTATCAACTCGCTTCCTTCCGACACGATCCAATGGGGACACAAGATCCAGGAGGCATATTCGATCGGTGAAGGGCGTCATGTATTGATTTTTGCGAATGGCTCTTCTGTGACTACTGACCTACTCGTTGGCGCTGACGGTGCTTGGTCCAGAGTTCGTTCGCTTGTTTCGGAAGCAAAGCCTGTATACACTGGCACTTCTTTCGTTGAGACGTATCTATTTGATAGCGAGAACCGCCACAAGACAAGTGCAGATGTAGTCGGAGGAGGCGCGTTGTTCGCACTTGCGCCGGATAAAGGAATTGTGGCCCACAAGGAGACCAACGGAGTATTACATACCTACGTGGCTTTAAAGAAGCCGAAGGACTGGATCGAGAAGATCGACTTCTCCGATCCTACGAAAGCCTTGGTAAGTGTTGCCGACGAATTTGATGACTGGGCTCCTGAATTAAAGGCTCTTATTATGGAAGGTGAGACTGCAACCCCTCGTCCCATCCATTCCCTTCCTGCAGATCATAAATGGGCCCGCGTTCCTGGGGTTACGTTATTAGGAGATGCAGCACACTTGATGGCGCCCTCCGGAGAGGGAGCCAACTTAGCGATGTATGACGGTGCCGAACTTGCCAAAGAGATTGCAGCGAATCCAAGAAATATTGAAGTCGCCTTGGCTGCCTATGAAAAAGAACTCTTCACTCGCAGTGCCTCTGCGGCTCTAGACGCCGAGGTGATCTTTGAGGCCTGTTACGGCGACAATGCACCTGAGAGCCTACTAGAGTTCTTTACGAACATGGAACCTGCATAG
- a CDS encoding TetR/AcrR family transcriptional regulator, giving the protein MAQLSEKGPTKKESILNAAIGVFGQFGFQKTSVDDIAEAAHLSKQGLYLHFSSKQEIFLASLQKYLDDGLILVQEELSKGNSSLYDRLLGAMDAWFGRHYATFSPKSFDIIKTGNSISGVQIEKYKDMFRSKIAKAIAESTEFKRSKNIYSPKEISQVLFLCGLTWKEEDVTSRADLIKKFGLCIRVCCQIET; this is encoded by the coding sequence ATGGCCCAATTGTCAGAAAAAGGTCCGACAAAAAAAGAAAGCATTTTGAATGCGGCAATCGGTGTCTTTGGTCAATTTGGCTTTCAAAAAACGTCCGTGGACGATATAGCCGAAGCAGCTCATTTGTCCAAGCAAGGGCTCTACCTTCATTTTTCCAGCAAACAGGAAATCTTTCTAGCATCATTACAAAAATACTTAGACGATGGATTGATCTTAGTACAAGAAGAGCTATCTAAAGGAAATTCTTCCTTATATGACCGACTTCTTGGAGCGATGGATGCTTGGTTCGGTCGTCATTACGCCACATTTTCTCCGAAATCCTTCGATATCATCAAGACCGGCAATAGTATATCCGGGGTACAGATCGAAAAATATAAAGATATGTTTCGATCAAAGATAGCAAAGGCAATAGCGGAATCGACAGAGTTTAAACGAAGTAAAAATATCTATTCCCCTAAAGAGATCTCACAAGTGCTTTTTCTTTGCGGACTCACTTGGAAGGAAGAGGATGTGACTTCTAGAGCCGATCTAATAAAAAAATTCGGCCTTTGCATTCGTGTTTGCTGCCAAATCGAAACCTAA
- a CDS encoding SDR family NAD(P)-dependent oxidoreductase yields the protein MKPKISFKRKTILIAAIPLTLLVFFYAVVLFILIKNDGSSADPLYSGPIIPSEEQQPIQNSFGHSTEAMDVVKGLDLTGKIIVMTGGHTGTGREAAKAFLSVGAKVIALAPDIEWAKSNLKGLKNVEIEYLDLLIPSSIESFTQKFLKSNRQIDILVNSAGIHNTPLQRDARGFERQFATNVLGHFELTVKLIPALKKANGARIVNLSSRGHRLSNVIFEDINFEHTPYNGMVAYAQSKTALSLLTVKEDELLQKYHIRAFAVHPGPIPTSDLFAGSMVGYSPEYKVNLSKLLAVTLRTFYATEILNFLRRPKNIGDIYKTVKQGGATTVWAAVSSDLNGKGGLYLEDCNIAPIVPIDSKAPFGVRPWALDKNAADKIWKISESMTGIYYKE from the coding sequence ATGAAACCCAAAATCTCTTTTAAAAGGAAAACAATATTGATTGCAGCTATTCCGCTCACTCTTCTTGTATTTTTTTATGCCGTTGTATTATTCATATTAATAAAAAATGATGGATCATCTGCCGATCCGCTTTATTCAGGACCGATCATTCCGAGCGAAGAGCAACAACCGATCCAAAACAGTTTCGGTCATAGTACGGAGGCGATGGATGTAGTCAAAGGGCTAGATCTAACTGGAAAGATAATAGTAATGACCGGAGGACACACCGGAACGGGAAGAGAAGCTGCAAAGGCATTTCTGAGCGTCGGAGCAAAAGTCATAGCACTGGCACCGGATATTGAATGGGCCAAAAGCAATTTGAAGGGATTAAAGAATGTAGAGATCGAATACTTGGACTTATTGATCCCTTCTTCTATAGAAAGTTTCACACAGAAATTTCTGAAGTCGAACAGACAAATCGACATCTTGGTAAACAGTGCCGGTATCCATAATACTCCATTACAAAGAGATGCACGAGGATTTGAACGGCAATTTGCAACAAATGTTCTGGGACATTTCGAACTTACGGTCAAGCTCATTCCCGCTCTGAAGAAAGCGAATGGAGCAAGGATCGTGAATTTATCTTCTCGCGGACATCGACTTAGCAATGTGATCTTTGAGGATATTAACTTCGAACATACTCCATACAACGGAATGGTAGCGTATGCTCAAAGTAAAACTGCATTATCCCTTCTGACTGTAAAAGAAGACGAGCTTTTACAGAAATATCATATCCGAGCCTTTGCAGTGCATCCGGGCCCAATTCCCACTTCCGATCTTTTTGCAGGTTCAATGGTGGGTTATTCACCAGAATATAAAGTAAATCTTAGTAAATTATTAGCCGTAACACTGAGGACGTTCTATGCTACCGAAATTCTAAATTTCCTGAGAAGACCGAAGAACATCGGAGATATTTACAAAACTGTAAAGCAAGGAGGCGCTACTACTGTTTGGGCTGCGGTCAGTTCCGACCTAAATGGAAAAGGAGGACTATATTTAGAAGACTGTAATATAGCGCCTATTGTTCCTATCGACAGTAAGGCTCCATTCGGTGTTAGGCCATGGGCTTTGGATAAAAATGCAGCCGACAAAATTTGGAAAATTTCCGAAAGCATGACAGGGATCTATTATAAGGAATAA